In Manduca sexta isolate Smith_Timp_Sample1 chromosome 23, JHU_Msex_v1.0, whole genome shotgun sequence, one DNA window encodes the following:
- the LOC115450530 gene encoding ubiquitin-conjugating enzyme E2Q-like protein CG4502, with protein MTSRSKEKVAAAFRKLFRSPEKLDNDGAGPSGSPARRGLLRRHRDGVSPAEAAASLPASPASSTLVKKKTPGAHEVRERAAAVRTRRLMKELKEIKRLQESRPDPVFTVELVNDNLFEWHVRLHQIDPESDLANDLRELHIPNILLHLVFPENFPFAPPFMRVIEPRIEKGFVMEGGAICMELLTPRGWASAYTVEAVVMQFAASVVKGQGRVARSPPRPSCEFSRRRAEEAFRSVVKTHDKYGWVTPALSDG; from the exons ATGACGTCGCGATCAAAGGAAAAAGTGGCAGCCGCGTTCCGGAAGCTATTCCGATCTCCAGAGAAACTAGACAACGACGGCGCCGGTCCCAGCGGCTCCCCGGCGAGGCGCGGCCTGCTACGTCGACACAG AGATGGAGTTAGTCCAGCGGAAGCAGCAGCTAGTCTTCCTGCTAGTCCGGCATCTTCAACACTGGTAAAGAAGAAAACTCCAGGCGCTCATGAGGTGCGCGAGCGTGCTGCAGCCGTGCGCACGCGCAGACTCATGAAAGAACTTAAAGAAATCAAAAGGTTGCAGGAAAGCAGACCGGATCCAGTATTCACG GTCGAATTAGTAAATGACAATCTCTTCGAATGGCATGTAAGACTACACCAAATAGATCCAGAGAGCGATCTAGCGAACGATCTTCGCGAACTACACATTCCAAACATACTTCTTCATCTCGTATTTCCAGAGAACTTCCCCTTTGCACCACCATTTATGCGAGTTATCGAACCTCGGATAGAGAAGGGATTCGTTATGGAAG gGGGTGCAATATGCATGGAATTGTTAACACCGCGCGGATGGGCGTCCGCGTACACAGTGGAGGCGGTTGTGATGCAGTTCGCAGCATCGGTTGTGAAAGGACAGGGCCGCGTCGCCCGGTCGCCGCCACGACCCTCGTGCGAATTCTCCCGGAGACGAGCAGAAGAGGCTTTTCGATCCGTGGTCAAAACACATGACAAGTATGGTTGGGTCACACCGGCTCTCTCCGACGGTTGA
- the LOC115454357 gene encoding LOW QUALITY PROTEIN: transport and Golgi organization protein 6 homolog (The sequence of the model RefSeq protein was modified relative to this genomic sequence to represent the inferred CDS: inserted 1 base in 1 codon), translated as MAKMNNIFTNIERLTHEDGQRELVSVFWNSENPEETKDDNGYTLLNTFLQKIFDAIDDLISELHNDDTILISIKNQKLLRTCYQLITSLGMSPCLIPGLGVSLSKRCSSSTILPTIPLTDEQKYEILVSCTDFLIRSYEVPILRNIIITLHLSDYLAALIQLSFAPLKKPGTYKNFTMTQFMYDKLCDDRKKYMSIYEQLVTNCFQPTLMKELLVIQSVMEPSPPGFVKRLIAKEMSRRLVCSGGLLSLIRCFIESYNIDAGYEWKKIDMISRIVSTKHGDCSEVDYLNNICSQLTQILCLNNTHYLVTAVACSLALYEKYPQVDSVKALVDNIFRSFNYDHLVSNSNLPNTMLLSPKEVEXKVNTLHASMCVKLDWPIELLKSNLFVLFLIGSGCTKNEEMKTKVKDIILKCLEHLNKADVYSMLTLFLFGKEISSHGIIIEEYDAGIGIKCASDQDHKYEDCLLYFIQLFMASSDGKLVQNIFEASLQILIDLSKERQKCSNKDLLLLEEDDPIMLNKIDQKYGIILQLLSEISTQAKVISGLKDNSATVLKFIEYFLLEEYGSNEECGTIALVLLNTILSNSKRNKDLEEKLSNLTPVLEKISKNESSLNYILSKEALSLFTPGAHQKTETACEKALADVFDNLLPVRAHGLIQLTKLIDASDPETISKKHYILCIFQEQLKDPDSYLYLSAINGLASLCAHCTEDVLHVLCNEFLQSTRQNNVVTKEDQNKIAELRMKIGDIIVKVTKKLGEMAIVHKTILLNTMLCACRDEDPLIRTSALSNLAEIALVLHYKIGSIIYEMLLCIWSIIETDKAVECRRAAVMIITSLIKGLGKETLIELKESLLPIYRTLKSLYRDENEDSVVRLHAQLALEELNDVVKQFMFPELSMEKQIFVLDKPVDVCK; from the exons atggcaaaaatgaataatatttttacaaatattgaaaggTTAACTCACGAAG ATGGTCAAAGGGAGTTGGTTTCAGTCTTCTGGAATTCAGAGAACCCAGAGGAGACAAAAGACGATAACGGTTACACATTGTTAAATACATTCCTTCAGAAAATCTTTGATGCAATTGATGATCTTATTAGTGAACTCCATAATGATGATACTATACTCATAAGTATTAAGAATCAGAAACTGTTGAGAACTTGTTATCAACTAATAACTTCTCTTGGTATGTCTCCATGCCTCATACCAGGCTTAGGAGTTTCCTTGTCGAAGCGGTGTTCATCTTCAACAATACTACCAACCATCCCATTAACAGATGAGCAAAAGTATGAAATACTTGTGTCCTGCACAGACTTCCTGATTAGGAGTTATGAAGTTccaatattaagaaatataatcaTTACTCTACATCTGTCTGACTACTTAGCTGCCCTGATACAGTTATCATTTGCACCACTAAAGAAGCCTGgcacatacaaaaattttacaatgaCCCAATTTATGTATGATAAGCTGTGTGATGACAGAAAGAAATATATGTCCATTTATGAACAACTTGTAACTAACTGCTTCCAACCAACACTTATGAAAGAACTACTAGTTATCCAAAGTGTTATGGAACCTTCTCCTCCAGGTTTTGTAAAGAGACTTATTGCTAAAGAAATGAGTAGAAGACTTGTTTGTTCTGGAGGGCTGCTAAGTCTCATCAGGTGTTTCATTGAAAGTTACAACATTGATGCAGGATATGAATGGAAGAAAATTGATATGATCAGTAGAATAGTGTCAACTAAACATGGAGACTGCTCTGAGGTTGATTATCTTAACAATATTTGTTCACAGTTAACTcaaattttgtgtttaaataacACACATTATTTAGTAACAGCTGTGGCATGCTCACTGGCATTGTATGAGAAATATCCCCAGGTTGACTCGGTAAAGGCTTTAGTAGACAATATATTTAGAAGTTTTAATTATGACCATTTagtttcaaattcaaatctgCCAAACACCATGTTATTATCCCCAAAGGAAGTAG CAAAAGTGAATACACTCCATGCTAGCATGTGTGTCAAGTTGGATTGGCCTATTGAATTATTGAAATCAAATCTCTTTGTATTGTTCCTAATTGGGAGTGGATGCACTAAAAATGAAGAAATGAAGACAAAAGTAAAAGATATAATACTTAAATGCTTGGAACACTTAAATAAAGCTGATGTATACTCCATGTTAACTCTATTTTTGTTTGGCAAAGAAATTAGCTCTCATGGCATTATTATTGAAGAGTATGATGCTGGTATTGGTATAAAATGTGCCTCAGATCAAGACCACAAATATGaagattgtttattatatttcattcaattatttatggCCTCATCTGACGGAAAacttgttcaaaatatatttgaggCTTCATTACAAATACTAATAGATTTAAGCAAGGAAAGGCAAAAGTGCTCTAACAAAGACTTACTTTTGTTAGAAGAAGATGATCCTATTATGTTAAACAAAATTGACCAAAAGTATGGCATCATACTCCAGCTGTTATCAGAAATATCTACACAAGCAAAAGTAATAAGTGGTCTTAAAGATAATAGTGCGACAGTACTAAAGTTCATAGAGTATTTCCTATTAGAAGAGTATGGATCAAATGAAGAATGTGGTACTATAGCTCTGGTACTCTTAAACACAATTCTATCAAACTCTAAAAGAAATAAGGACTTGGAAGAAAAATTATCGAATCTTACTCCTGTGTTGGagaaaatttcgaaaaatgaAAGCAGTCTGAACTATATATTGTCTAAGGAAGCACTATCTCTTTTCACTCCTGGGGCTCATCAAAAGACAGAGACAGCATGTGAGAAGGCTCTGGCGGATGTTTTTGACAATTTGTTGCCTGTTAGAGCACATGGCTTAATTCAACTAACAAAACTGATTGATGCCTCAGATCCTGAGACAATTTCTAAGAAACATTACATCTTATGTATTTTTCAG GAGCAACTGAAAGACCCTGATTCTTACTTATACCTATCGGCAATAAACGGACTAGCATCCCTTTGTGCTCATTGCACAGAAGATGTACTAcatgttttatgtaatgaaTTCCTTCAATCTACTAGACAAAATAATGTTGTAACCAAAGAAGATCAGAACAAAATTGCAGAATTGAGAATGAAAATAGGTGACATAATAGTGAAGGTTACAAAGAAATTGG GTGAAATGGCTATAGTCCATAAGACCATACTGTTGAATACGATGCTTTGCGCGTGTAGGGATGAAGACCCGCTGATCAGGACATCGGCCTTGTCCAACCTGGCTGAAATTGCTTTAGTCTTGCATTACAAAATAGGATCAATCATTTATGag aTGTTACTTTGTATTTGGAGTATAATAGAAACTGACAAAGCAGTAGAGTGCCGACGAGCAGCCGTTATGATAATAACTAGTTTAATCAAAGGTTTAGGAAAAGAAACTTTAATTGAACTGAAAGAAAGTCTATTACCAATATACAGAACTTTAAAGAGTTTGTATAGAGACGAGAATGAAGATTCGGTAGTGAGACTTCACGCTCAGTTAGCGCTGGAAGAGTTAAATGACGtagtaaaacaatttatgttCCCCGAGTTAAGTATggagaaacaaatatttgtactagACAAGCCAGTGGATGTGTGCAAATAA
- the LOC115455479 gene encoding NEDD8, which translates to MLIKVKTLTGKEIEIDIEPTDKVERIKERVEEKEGIPPQQQRLIFSGKQMNDEKTAQDYKVQGGSVLHLVLALRGGH; encoded by the exons ATGTTGATCAAAGTCAAG ACGCTTACAGGCAAAGAAATCGAGATTGATATCGAGCCTACAGACAAAGTGGAAAGAATCAAGGAGAGAGTTGAGGAGAAAGAAGGCATACCGCCCCAACAACAGCGCCTTATATTTTCTGGAAAACAAAT GAATGATGAGAAAACAGCCCAAGACTACAAAGTGCAAGGAGGTTCAGTGCTTCATTTGGTGTTAGCGCTTCGAGGAGGACACTGA